The Alcaligenes faecalis sequence ACCAGAAGTTCAGCTCGGGGGGCAGGATGTTCTTGATGGCCAGGAAATTACCAGCAAAAGAACCAATAAAGAGCACTATCAGGGCGCCGAACAGGATATCCACCCCCAGGCGCTGGAACTTGGGATCCTCGCCCCCGTTAATCAATGGCACCAGGAACAAGCCGGCGGTCAGGAAACCACTGGCAATCCACAAGAGAGCTGCCTGAATATGCCAGGTACGGGTCAGGGAATAAGGGAACCACTGCGACACGTCTATGCCATAGAACATCTGGCCTTCAACCGTGTAGTGCGCGGTAAAGCCACCCAGGAAAACCTGGATGACAAACAGAGCAACTGTCAGGAAAGCGTATTTCTTCAAGGCACGCTGTGAAGGGGTCAGGCGAAAAGCCAGCACCGGATCGGTAGCTGGTGCAACAGGCGCTTGCTCTTCTTTGTGCGTAAAGGCCCAAATCCAGACCAGCAAGCCAATACCGGCCAACAGCAGCACGATACTGACGATGGACCAGACGATATTGGCTGTGGAAGGATGGTTGTCCACCAAGGGCTCGTGTGGCCAGTTGTTGGTATAGCTGACAGTGGTGCCGGGACGCTCGGTTACCGTCGCCCAGGACAACCAGAAGAAAAAGCGGGTCATGTCCTGACGACGCTGCAACTCTGGCAAGGTGTTGTCCTTCATGGCGAAGCTCTCGCGGCTGGATTTCAGCTCGGGCGCGTCACCAAACAGGTCAATGTAGTACTGGGCCGTGGTATCGATGGCCTTGGCGCGGCGTTCGCTGATCTGCAGTACACCCGTTGCCTCATCAATACGGTTAGGACGGTACTCGTCTTGCAGCTCCTGCCGCAAGGTGGCCTGCTGACTAGATGTCAACTGATCATAGTTCAACGAGTAGGTTTGCTGGGCAGCCAGATCCAGCCAGGCCAGAGCCTCGCGATGCAACCAGTCTGCACTCCAGTCCGGCGCCTGATAAGCCCCGTGGCCCCAGATCGAGCCCAACTGCATGCCGCCGGTACTTTGCCAGGCGGACTGGCCACGATGTATCTGTTCCTGTGAGGTAAATTCACGGCCATCCGGTGTGACTACCTTGACGGGCATGGGGGGTGCCTGACGATACACCTCCACGCCAGTCCATCCCAGGATGGCAAAGGTGACCATGGTGACTGCCACCAGGGACCACCATAGTTTTTTATAGCTACGCATTTTCTTCTCCGTCTCGCTGATGAATCAAACGACCCAATCCAAACAGGCCCTGGCAGGAACCAGTTACCTGGTCAAAACCTGTTTGGGTACGGCCCCGGAACGGGGGACGGACCGAAGTACACGCCTTGTAGCGATGTTCTGCTAAGTCGGGGGTCATGTCATAGTCCTTAAAAATGTATGACAAAACCTCTAAAGCAAAGACCGTGCCAAGTCCAAGACGATATAGATCAATGGTTTGTCACCATCCTAGGTATAAACTACCCCAACAAAACTGGGTATTTTTCACCATAAGGGTAGTTTTCACCCATGCTAGATCTCTTGATTGCGGACCTTGCTACCGAGATTCCGGAGCCACTACGCCTGCAGCGCATGGTGCATCTGCTGGCGCGGCACTTTGGCTGTGATGCGGCCGGTTTGCTGAAGCTGGACGACACGGTGCTGCGTATTGTGGCGGCCAGCGGCCTGGGGCATGACACCTTGGGGCGGCACTTCGTGATCGCCGACCACCCTCGTCTGACACGAATTCTGAGTTCAGCCAGCCTGACTCGTTTTGAACCCAACTGTGGCCTGCCCGACCCTTACGATGGCCTACTTGATGACAAGCTGGGGCAACCCTTGCCCGTGCACGATTGCGTCGGTATTACCTTGCAAGTCCAAGGCACGCCTTGGGGTATCCTGACGCTGGATGCCTTGCGGCCAGGGACGTTTTCGGCCTCCATGCTGGTGGAGCTGAAGCACTGGTGTCTGGTGCTGGAGAGCGCCATTCGCATCAGCGAACTGGAAGAAGAGAACCGCAGCCTGCGACTGCTCTCCACCTTGCCACCCGATTATTTATCGCGCCATAACTCGGCCGCTATCATTGGCAATAGCAAACCGCTGTTGGAAGTGGTTCAGTTGCTGGACACAGTGGCCACCTCTGAGTTGCCTGTGCTCTTGCTGGGTGAAACCGGCGTGGGTAAGGAACTGTTTGCACAACGCCTGCACCAACGCTCACCACGTCACAACAGTCCCTTGATCTACGTGAACTGCGCCGCCCTGCCCGAGTCTTTGGCGGAAAGCGAGTTATTCGGGCATGTAAAGGGGGCGTTTTCCGGGGCGCATGAGAACCGCGCCGGGCGCTTTGAGGCAGCCCAGGGCGGCACCCTGTTTCTGGATGAAATCGGTGAGTTGTCTTTGACGATTCAGGCCAAGCTGCTGCGTACCTTGCAGAATGGCGAGATTCAACGCTTGGGGGCGGACCACCCCATCAAGCTGAATGTGCGTCTGGTTGCCGCCACCAACCGTGACCTGAGTCAGCAGATCGCCCACGGCGGTTTCCGGGCGGACCTGTTTCACCGCCTCTCGGTTTTTCCACTGACTATTCCGGCACTGCGCGAGCGCCATCAGGACATTTTGCTGCTGGCGGGCCACTTTCTGGAAATCAACCGATCCCGTTTGGGATTACGCGGAATCCGCTTGTCTCCCGACGCAGAAGCCGCTTTACTGGCTTATCATTGGCCGGGTAATGTTCGAGAATTGGAACATTTGATCAGCCGGGCAACTATCCGCCTGTTGGTCGACTCACCGGAACGTAACCAAATATTTACGCTTAGCGCGGATAATCTCAATTTGTTACCTTCTACCCACCAGCCTGTCGCAACGGTCAGTATGGCGGTTGATACTCCCCGCCAATCCTTGCGTCAGTCCGTGGAGCAACTACAAAGCCAACTGATCCGACAGGCTTTGGAGGACACCGCCGGTAACTGGAGCCAGGCTGCACGGCAGCTAGGCATAGACCCCAGCAATCTACACAAGCTGGCCAGCAAACTAGGGCTTAAAACCCGCTCAGAAAGCTTAAGTGATGACTGACATATCCTACCCCTCCTTGTTAGCCAGCCTACCCGTTTTCTCCAAGCTGGACGCCAGCAGCATTGACGAGCTGTGGCAAGAAGGACGCCTGATCCACTACGACAAGGACAGCCAGGTCTTTCGCCAGGAACAAAGCAGCGACCATTTTTTCGTCCTGCTGCAAGGCCTGATCAAAGTCGTGCGCACCATGCCCAATGGCTCGCAACTCTTGGTACGTTTTGCCTTGCCCGGCGATGTCATTGGCATTGCCCCTGCCCTGCGCCGCCGCAACTATCCGGCTACCGCAATCAGCGTAACCACCAGTGCGGCACTGGCCTGGCCTGAAAAATCCTGGGACAGCCTGACACAACGCTTTCCTTGCCTGCTCAGTTCCGCACAAGACACCGTTGCACAACGACTGAGCGATGCGGATGATCGCCTGCTGGAAATTCACAGTCTGGAGGTGGAGCAGCGGCTGGCTCACAGCCTGCTGCGTTTGATTCGCCAAGTAGGACAAAGCGGTGCACAAGGGACGTCCTTAAGCATTCCGGTAACCCGACAAGATCTGGCGGATCTGGCCGGCACTACCTTGTACACGGCCAGCCGTGTCGTCAGTAGCTGGGATCATCAGGGCTTGATCCTGGCAGGCCGCAAGCAAATTACGATTGCGGACCTGGACAAGTTTGCACAGGCCGTTCTGGAACGCGGCTAAGCGCGAGCCTAGTCTTCAGTGACCAGACGCAGACCCAAGTAACGCGGTGGCACACCAACCGAACACGCCCCGGTTTTTGGGTCGCGGATAAAGTCGGGCATCACCGCAATGTGTTCGCCCCCCAAGGTACGGACACCACAGTTTTCCAGGCGCGATTCTGCGCGGGGCATGCTGATGCGGTGTACCCGTACGTGGCAGGTATTGGTCCATTCTGCCACCTGCCCGCCGGCATCAAATACTCCGTACGCATTGGCCACACCCTGCCCCAAGGGCGCTAAGGGCACCTCTTGTTCTTGTTTGCGCTTGTAGCTTTCCTGATACTCCTGCAACCACAAGGCCGCCTGCTCGTTCTCATCCAGGCCACCCTGAGCCGATTCAGGGACTGTCTGGTCCGCGAAGTAACTCCACTCCAGATACTCCGGCAACCGGAATGTCTTGCCTGTCCGCTCGCTTAACCAGGCAGCGTAATCCTGCCCGTCCTGCCAGCTCACCCCGACAACCGGCATGTTCTTGGCCTGCCCTCGGCCCACCGCGTCTGCGGCCTTGCAACGTTCGGCACGGACACATTGATCGTACTCGTACTGACTGACTTGATACTTCATCGCTTTCAGAGTCGGGGCCGGGGCATACATCACCGTATCGGACGCGATCAGGCGGCCATCGAGCAAGTACTCACCAGCCTGCATGACCTCACGTGCCGGACCAGCCACTTCCACCAGCTCGGGCAAAGCGGACGGATTGCTGGACTCGCCAGCCGAACATCCGGCCAGTATGGCCACTAACAGCACGGATCCCACTACATGGCTTCGCATTATGTACCCCCTAGAGACAATCATCATTGAAACGTAGCGAGAACATCGCGTCCTTGCTCCAAGGCAAACAAAAGCCCCTTGGTCACATATCGACTCAAGGGGCTTTAGGATCGAACAGCAAGGCAAGGTAATGCGTCCGTCTCCGTCGACTTACGTCAGAAAATTCACAAAGCCAGTGATAATCACGGCGTTGAAAAAATCGATAAACAAGGAGCCCACCAAGGGAATGACAAAGAAAGCTTTGCGCGAAGGGCCATTATCTTCCGTGAAGGCCTGCATATTGGCCATGGCGTTCGGCGTTGCGCCCATACCGAAACCACAATGCCCGGCCGACATCACAACCGCGTCGTAGTCCTTGCCCATGACATTGAAGGTCACATATCGGGCAAAGAAATACATCATGACAGTCTGGGCAATCAGGATCACCAGCAAGGGGCCGGCCACTTGGGCCAGTTCCCACAACTTCATCACCATCAGAGCCATGACCAGGAAGAACGCCAGCGAGACGTTGCCGATAATTTCAAACTCTTTTTCCGGCAAGCGGTAACGACGCCAATCGATCACATTACGGATAACGGCTGCCACCAGCATGGACCCCAGGTAGGCAGGCAGCACGATGCCTCGCTCACCCAGCCATTCGATGATGACACTGCCCACACCAATCGCAATGGACAGCAGGACGACCGCGTATACCGGCATTTCAAAACCACCATCGTCAAGCTGAACAGTGTCTTTAACCGAGGTTTGCATGGCATGAGGCGCGTCTGCACCTTCATGCTGGCGACGGTGACGACGGTGTGGTACGGGGCCGTCAATCTTGTGTTTTTTCATCAGGCGTCGGCCCAAAGGACCGCCGATGACGCAACCCATCACCAGCCCCCAGGTCGAAGCGGCGATGGCAGCGGGCAAAGCGCCCACAGCACCCGCGTTCTCCAGCAAGGGGCCAAAAGCGGCAGAGGTACCATGACCTCCTGTCATGGCGACCGAACCGGCAGCCAGGCCCAACAAGGGGTTGGCATCCATCAAGGTTGCCAGGGTAACACCCATCACGTTTTGCAGAATAATCAGGACAACCGCACAGCCCAAAAACAGGGCCACAGCCAGCCCCCCCTTTTTCAACAGCTCGAAACTTGCCGAAAAGCCAATAGTGGTAAAAAAGGCCATCAACAAGAAGTTGCGTATATCGTTATTGAAAGAGAAGTTAAACGAGCCCGTCTCGTGACCCACCAGTGCAATCAAGGCAAAAATCAAACCGCCAATAATGGGGCTGGGAATGAAATAGCGGGCCAACACAGCAACGCGATTCTTTATATATTCTCCCAGCACGAGAAAAACAGCCGCCAAACCTACTGTTTGCGCTATATCGAGCTGAATATTCATCTATCCGTTCCTTACATCTTTGGAATAAGGGGCCTGCACCTCTGTGTTTGACAAAGGCTTCAAACCAGTTTGTTCAAATAGGCATACCTATCGTTGCGACTTCGCCCTTGTGGGGCAAAGACATAACCATCAACAGCGTAGCAAAACCGAGAAAAATAACATGAACAGGCGCCTAATGACGCCTATTTCCGTTAATCGGCCCGCCTTATTACAAAAAAACCCGCCGGTTGGCGGGTTGGAGAAAGGGGGATGTTTAGCGATCGCGTTCGATGGAAAACGCACACAAGCCCAGCAAGACCTGCTTGAATTCGCTCTCGGGCACATCCGCCAGAGCCTGCACAGCCAGTTGAGCCTCTGCCTCGGCCGCTGCGCGGGTGTAAGCCAGCGCGTCAGTTTGCTCAATGGCCTGGGCCACTGCCGCAAAATCCGCATCACCCGTTTCAATGGCGGACTTGATCAACTGGACTTGTTCGGCTGTACCCACTTCCATGACACGGATCAGTGGCATGGTGGGTTTACCTTCACGCAGATCGTCCCCCACGTTCTTGCCCAATGCCTGGGCATCGCCGGAGTAATCGAGCACATCATCAACCAACTGGAAAGCCGTGCCCAGATGACGGCCATAAGCCGCCATGGCCTCTTCCATCTGGGGCGACGCGCCGGCCACAATCGCACCAACTTGCGCGGCCGCCTCAAACAGTTTGGCTGTCTTGTAGCGTACGACTTGCAAGTAACGCTCCAGGGAAACATCCGGGTCGTGTACGTTCAGCAGTTGCAAGACCTCGCCTTCGGCGATCACCGTGGTGGCTGCCGACAACACAGCCATGGCCGGCATGGAGTTTGACTGCACCATCATCTCAAAGGAGCGCGAGTACAGGTAGTCGCCCACCAACACACTGGCTGCATTGCCATAGACGGCATTGGCCGTGTGGCGACCCCGACGCATATCGGATTCGTCAACCACATCGTCGTGTAACAAGGTAGCCGTGTGGATGAATTCCACGACGCCCGCCAGCAAATGATGTGTGCTCCCCTGATAGGCCAGCGCGCGGGCTACCAGCAACAAGAGCGCGGGACGCATACGCTTGCCACCCGCACTGACGATGTATTCGCCAATTGTGCGTATCAGCACCACATCCGAATTCAAGCGTTCACGAATGACGACATCAAGAGCCTTCATGTCGTCGGCAATAGGTTCAATCAGGGTGGACAGGTTCAAAACAGAATTCCGGACGAGTGAGGGAGGGGACCGATAGCGGCCAACCATAACTTTGTGATTATACGATTTTGAATCGCTTTAGGCCCATTGTTACGCATCAAGCACAACAGTGATCACAGAAAAAGGTGCCAAATTAGCGATAATAAGCGTTTCGACCTGAAACGGAGACCGTCTTGAGCTCGCAAGACCTGAGTACCCTGATCAGCCGGGCCGAGCGGGTTCTCGCTCAACTGGAAGCCTGGCTCCCCCCTGCTCCGCCCCCCATCAACTGGGATTGCGTGGCTTTTCGCTGGCGCACCAATGGTACGCGTGGCTGGTTGGAAGGTGTCCAGCACGTAGCCACTATCCACACCGACGACCTGCACCACATC is a genomic window containing:
- the ispB gene encoding octaprenyl diphosphate synthase, with the protein product MNLSTLIEPIADDMKALDVVIRERLNSDVVLIRTIGEYIVSAGGKRMRPALLLLVARALAYQGSTHHLLAGVVEFIHTATLLHDDVVDESDMRRGRHTANAVYGNAASVLVGDYLYSRSFEMMVQSNSMPAMAVLSAATTVIAEGEVLQLLNVHDPDVSLERYLQVVRYKTAKLFEAAAQVGAIVAGASPQMEEAMAAYGRHLGTAFQLVDDVLDYSGDAQALGKNVGDDLREGKPTMPLIRVMEVGTAEQVQLIKSAIETGDADFAAVAQAIEQTDALAYTRAAAEAEAQLAVQALADVPESEFKQVLLGLCAFSIERDR
- the gltS gene encoding sodium/glutamate symporter encodes the protein MNIQLDIAQTVGLAAVFLVLGEYIKNRVAVLARYFIPSPIIGGLIFALIALVGHETGSFNFSFNNDIRNFLLMAFFTTIGFSASFELLKKGGLAVALFLGCAVVLIILQNVMGVTLATLMDANPLLGLAAGSVAMTGGHGTSAAFGPLLENAGAVGALPAAIAASTWGLVMGCVIGGPLGRRLMKKHKIDGPVPHRRHRRQHEGADAPHAMQTSVKDTVQLDDGGFEMPVYAVVLLSIAIGVGSVIIEWLGERGIVLPAYLGSMLVAAVIRNVIDWRRYRLPEKEFEIIGNVSLAFFLVMALMVMKLWELAQVAGPLLVILIAQTVMMYFFARYVTFNVMGKDYDAVVMSAGHCGFGMGATPNAMANMQAFTEDNGPSRKAFFVIPLVGSLFIDFFNAVIITGFVNFLT
- the norR gene encoding nitric oxide reductase transcriptional regulator NorR, producing the protein MLDLLIADLATEIPEPLRLQRMVHLLARHFGCDAAGLLKLDDTVLRIVAASGLGHDTLGRHFVIADHPRLTRILSSASLTRFEPNCGLPDPYDGLLDDKLGQPLPVHDCVGITLQVQGTPWGILTLDALRPGTFSASMLVELKHWCLVLESAIRISELEEENRSLRLLSTLPPDYLSRHNSAAIIGNSKPLLEVVQLLDTVATSELPVLLLGETGVGKELFAQRLHQRSPRHNSPLIYVNCAALPESLAESELFGHVKGAFSGAHENRAGRFEAAQGGTLFLDEIGELSLTIQAKLLRTLQNGEIQRLGADHPIKLNVRLVAATNRDLSQQIAHGGFRADLFHRLSVFPLTIPALRERHQDILLLAGHFLEINRSRLGLRGIRLSPDAEAALLAYHWPGNVRELEHLISRATIRLLVDSPERNQIFTLSADNLNLLPSTHQPVATVSMAVDTPRQSLRQSVEQLQSQLIRQALEDTAGNWSQAARQLGIDPSNLHKLASKLGLKTRSESLSDD
- a CDS encoding nitric-oxide reductase large subunit yields the protein MRSYKKLWWSLVAVTMVTFAILGWTGVEVYRQAPPMPVKVVTPDGREFTSQEQIHRGQSAWQSTGGMQLGSIWGHGAYQAPDWSADWLHREALAWLDLAAQQTYSLNYDQLTSSQQATLRQELQDEYRPNRIDEATGVLQISERRAKAIDTTAQYYIDLFGDAPELKSSRESFAMKDNTLPELQRRQDMTRFFFWLSWATVTERPGTTVSYTNNWPHEPLVDNHPSTANIVWSIVSIVLLLAGIGLLVWIWAFTHKEEQAPVAPATDPVLAFRLTPSQRALKKYAFLTVALFVIQVFLGGFTAHYTVEGQMFYGIDVSQWFPYSLTRTWHIQAALLWIASGFLTAGLFLVPLINGGEDPKFQRLGVDILFGALIVLFIGSFAGNFLAIKNILPPELNFWFGHQGYEYLDLGRFWQIIKFIGLAFWLLLMLRGMWPALRRDKGDNHLLVLLTISTVAIGLFYGTGLFYGEHTNITIMEYWRWWVVHLWVEGFFEVFATVAMGFIFLTLGLVSKRSATIAGLAAASLFLVGGVPGTLHHLYFSGTTTPIMAIGASFSALEVVPLIMLGYEAFHNWKMQKQASWMSDLRWPVMFFVAVAFWNMLGAGVFGFLINPPISLYYIQGLNTTPLHAHAALFGVYGFLSLGFVLLVVRYIAPEVRYNDRLMSWGFWTLNGGLVLMMFVSLLPAGIIQAWASISEGMWYARSEEFMQQPILQSLRWWRTLGDVVFIVGALIVFQQVWVRIMAGRRGAAANALGAVKAS
- a CDS encoding SUMF1/EgtB/PvdO family nonheme iron enzyme; its protein translation is MRSHVVGSVLLVAILAGCSAGESSNPSALPELVEVAGPAREVMQAGEYLLDGRLIASDTVMYAPAPTLKAMKYQVSQYEYDQCVRAERCKAADAVGRGQAKNMPVVGVSWQDGQDYAAWLSERTGKTFRLPEYLEWSYFADQTVPESAQGGLDENEQAALWLQEYQESYKRKQEQEVPLAPLGQGVANAYGVFDAGGQVAEWTNTCHVRVHRISMPRAESRLENCGVRTLGGEHIAVMPDFIRDPKTGACSVGVPPRYLGLRLVTED
- a CDS encoding Crp/Fnr family transcriptional regulator, whose protein sequence is MTDISYPSLLASLPVFSKLDASSIDELWQEGRLIHYDKDSQVFRQEQSSDHFFVLLQGLIKVVRTMPNGSQLLVRFALPGDVIGIAPALRRRNYPATAISVTTSAALAWPEKSWDSLTQRFPCLLSSAQDTVAQRLSDADDRLLEIHSLEVEQRLAHSLLRLIRQVGQSGAQGTSLSIPVTRQDLADLAGTTLYTASRVVSSWDHQGLILAGRKQITIADLDKFAQAVLERG